In one Rutidosis leptorrhynchoides isolate AG116_Rl617_1_P2 chromosome 8, CSIRO_AGI_Rlap_v1, whole genome shotgun sequence genomic region, the following are encoded:
- the LOC139862598 gene encoding protein LEAD-SENSITIVE 1 translates to MGLLSNRIDRGSLKPGDHIYSWRAAYIYAHHGIFIGDNKVVHFTRRGQEVGTGTVLDVLLVSSGPRRSLVPCTTCTHTNDTDATNGVVSSCLDCFLSGGILYRFEYSVSRAVFLAKARGGTCTLAVSDPPETVVHRAKYLLDNGFGCYNVFKNNCEDFAIYCKTGLLVVDQRTMGQSGQAVSIIGGPLAAVLSTPLRLVTTNVYGMAATAVSVYCASRYAADIGMRKDVMKLGPEDLTRRLATGALTVVEPGVPTLVANNN, encoded by the exons ATGGGGCTTCTCTCTAACAG AATTGATAGAGGGAGTTTGAAACCTGGTGATCATATATATTCATGGCGCGCTGCCTATATTTATGCCCATCACG GTATATTTATTGGTGATAACAAGGTTGTTCATTTCACTAGACGTGGTCAAGAGGTAGGAACTGGAACCGTTCTCGATGTCCTATTGGTTAGTTCAGGACCAAGACGGTCTCTAGTACCCTGCACCACCTGCACCCACACCAATGATACCGATGCCACCAATGGAGTCGTATCCTCTTGTCTTGACTGTTTCCTTTCCGGTGGTATTCTCTATCGCTTTGAGTACTCAGTCAGCCGGGCTGTCTTTCTTGCAAAGGCCCGTGGTGGGACCTGCACTCTCGCTGTATCAGACCCGCCCGAAACAGTCGTCCACCGAGCAAAATACCTTCTTGACAACGGGTTTGGTTGTTACAATGTGTTTAAAAATAACTGTGAAGATTTTGCTATTTATTGTAAGACGGGTCTTCTTGTAGTTGACCAAAGGACAATGGGTCAAAGTGGACAGGCAGTTTCCATTATTGGTGGGCCACTTGCAGCCGTTCTTTCAACGCCACTTAGGCTTGTGACGACAAACGTATATGGGATGGCGGCGACAGCTGTTAGCGTGTATTGTGCTAGTCGTTATGCTGCTGATATTGGTATGAGGAAGGATGTGATGAAACTTGGGCCGGAAGATCTAACCCGCAGGCTAGCGACGGGTGCCCTCACGGTCGTTGAACCCGGTGTTCCGACTTTGGTGGCCAACAATAACTAA